TGTGTTGGTGTTGACCAAACCACTAGGAACACAAGTGGCTGTTGCAGTACATCAGTGGCTAGATATTGTAAGTCTGGCTGCTACAACATGTTTAGAAACAACTCGGTTTTTTCAGGATATACACTAACAGCACATTTCTTTATCCCTCAGCCTGAGAAGTGGAACAAGATCAAGCTGGTGGTAACTCAGGAAGATGTAGAGCTGGCCTACCACGAAGCCATGATGAACATGGCTCGTCTAAACAGGACAGGTAACGCCATTAAGATGATGTGCAAACCGAACTACCCTGCACATTCTTATTTAACTTTTGGTTGCTGAAATACATTGTTAGTTAAAATAGATACTGCAGCACAGTGTTTGGCCCACAAGGAGTCCCAGGTTTTGTGAATGTTAAAACAAGCTGAAGCTGACTCATTTGGTGATACCACTGGCTAACCTGCAACCAACCAAAAGAGAGATCCCTAataatgcaaaataaataatcCAGAATTTATTTCAAGTCTTTAAATTTTtgtcatgtcttcctctctgtttttctttttagctGCTAGTCTCATGCACACATTCAATGCTCATGCGGCCACCGACATCACAGGCTTTGGTATCCTCGGTCACGCTCAGACATTGGCAAGACAACAGCGAAGTGAGGTGTCATTCGTCATTCACAACCTCCCGGTCCTTGCCAAGATGGCTGCTGTATCCAAGGCCTGTGGGAACATGTTTGGACTCATGCACGGAACCTGCCCTGAAACATCAGgtgacacatttgttttgttttttctgagtgCACGTCCAGAGAATATGATGAGCATATGATGACATTCCTGCAGCAAAAATATTGTTGTTTAGTCacaacagtgttgtgtttttacctgaaCTACAGTCCAGTCTAAATCCACTTGCCATGTCAGTCTATCAACAGTATTCAGCTGCACTGGTATCTAAGGCTTCGTATGGATGCAGAATATAGCTCATATAAACTAGCATCTAAGACACTTGACTGACAAAATTTTTTCACTTTCAGGAGGCCTGCTTATCTGTTTGCCTCGGGAGCAGGCTGCCCGCTTCTGTGCCGAGATCAAATCCCCAAAATACGGAGAGGGCCACCAAGCGTGGATCATTGGGATTGTAGAGAAAGGAAACCGCACTGCTCGCATCATTGACAAACCACGGATCATAGAGGTGGCACCACAAGCAGCCACACAGAATGTCAATCCGACACCTGGTGCAACATCTTAATCTCCCACTGCTGCATCATGAACCGGAACCCAGAAGCTCTGTTGAGTGATTTTTAGACATAAACTTACAAAACCATCCTAGAGTGTTGACATATATACACAAAATAGTATGTACACAGGAAAGACTGGGTTGGCGGGTATTAACATGAAAACAGCCCCACACAGTGGCCTATGGGGGGCAGGACACCACCCAGTGGACTCAACTTGCAGCATCCCCATGATAAAAATTGGTAAGAAATAAGCATACTGAAAACCCATTTGCCTTTTGTGTCTGTtgtattctgttctgttcttgtgCTTGGTTGACAGGCAGCTTCTGATAAGAGGGTAATTATAATGAAGAATAATCGGAACATAATGATTCACTTTGAATCTTAGGAAGTCTGGAGTCTGTTGCCTGTTTGGCTCTTTTAAAACCGCTCTCATCAAACAAGcgtttggtgtttttgtttattgtctGCTCACTTTGTACAGTTATAAAGCCTAGTTTTAGTTGATTACTGTTAACTGATGCCTTGAACGAAACTTACTGAGAGTGACCAGaatggcttgttttttttattactttttgtATTGTCCCCACATAAtctaataaatattaaaatagcAGATGGTTTGCTCTACTTTGGAGCTGCACTCATGTGAATTAACCGAATCATTATGTAGTTGCATTTTAGAACGTCAGGTTgatttttccacattaaaaaacTGATGCTGCTCCACTGTGTTAGGTCATAGGTGAAAACAAATGTCCATAACCCTCAGGAGGAGAACTCTATACCATCTGCATTCCAATGTATCATCATATTTAAGACAATATGATGTGAGATTTCATCATACCAGTTCAAAACATGAGCAGTTTAGGTTCAGTATAGGCTTGTGGCTTTTGTTTAGGATCTGGTGCATTATTCTTTAGTGTTGCCAGAGGGCGTACTGAAATCTATTGGACAGTAATGAAACTTCCGGCTGGTCAAAGTCCAGGTTATTTTTGTTTATCCTAATACTGTAGCTGGGATGAATCTACAAGATCACTGTAAATGTccaacaaacataaaacatccaTCCCACCTCTTACAATAAACTGTTATTATGAGACATTGTTTTCTGGATCTAATTATTTACATTTCTAAACATTAGGAAATCATATTTTCCATTGATTTGATTGAGTTGATTTTTAtctattgtattttactgcagagaTTACACAGAAGCCATGATGGATACTGTTTGTATGCCTTTTATCAAGGTATTTTATTCTTAATCAAAAATGACAACCACCTTTAAATGAACAGTATGGaatattttacagatttttttctctaTATTTACAAGTTTTATGTGCACAACTTACAGGCCATAAATAATTATGATAGATtgattttacattacatttggTTTATATACAGATACACAGTCAAAAGATTTTGTAAGGAGACACAACAACTGTGAAAAAGGTTTTTCTCCTTGAAGTTTCCCCTCAGCATCAAACAGAACAGCTCTGAGAAGGACAATATAAATAGAAATCTATTTTCTCTGTCAGACTGAGTGGAATGCCCAGCTCCTGTAAAATGACTCAACAGAAATAAAGGACAAATTGATACTGATAAAGGATGTACAAGGGTGACAAGTAAGTCTAGGGCCTCAGGCAGAGGGAGTCAAATCTTAGAAAACCTAGTATTATACCTAATTTTGTTGTTCCCTCCTATATTTACATGCTTCATTATCATTCATACAGtatcatcactgtcaaatgGCAACCACTAAGTTTCTTCTTCATCTAGGGGTACAGATAGAAGTCTAAGGGTGCCAAAATCAAGTGATTAAGACAAGCGTTGAAGGAGTTCCAAATCATGTTCCCTAATGGTGGCAATTACTTGGTTGGGTTCTTCACACTTTCCGCACAACCCCTCAGCGAGTTGAAATTGCACGTCCATGAAATGAGATTCtaaggccacaaacttatcaatcaccccaaATGTGTGCTCCAAATCCAGCAGTgtattaaatgtgctttttccCATTTTCCAGGAGAACACAATTTGCATTCTGTACTATCTTCTTATCATTGTCATGTTTGAAAAGGGCTTGGATATCCAGCATGGCCTTTTGAATGTGCTGACCGAACCGGCTTGAGTCCTGTAGATAGCACAAAGAGGGAGCAGTTAGAgagaaataacacaaacaaaacacagatggATCTTTAATGTGCGCTTACTGTGTCAGGAGAGGAGAACTTGCTGGAGATGTGGAATGTGATGAGGTTTTCCCCAACAATGATATAAGACACACCATAACCATCATCAGCCACCTGGGGATacatatattgttatattgaGAAGGACAGCAGGCCTGAACTGTATAAATGTGCATCTTGAAATGATCTCACTCACAGGGCCAAATCCACCTCCAGCGCCCACATATTTAGGGAACTTGTTGATGTCGACTAGattgagctgctgttgtgcagtcTGACTTGTGGACAGCTTCCAGGGCTCTGCAAGCACCTTGGAACAAAAACATTGTAGTATGCTGATTAAAATTTTGTCTATTTTGTCTTGAGCCAAAAgccagtaaaataaaaaagatgctTATGGTGTAAACCTTTGTAAGAAATGGAGAGTCAACACCAAAGTATTTGGACACTATGTAGAGACAGAAGAGGTGACGATCGATACCAGAGCCTGTCATGGCCAGGCGATACATGTTCTGATGCTTTTCTGCTGCCTTCCGAAACAGTGCGAGTCTCTGGGCATTCTGATGGCATAAACAGCAGGTacacagaattaaaaaaaaaaacttggaacCAATCATATGACCTCACTACTCCATACGTGACAGTTCAGAGTCCAggtcactcactcactcactcacacgcacacacacaaacagacacaccgCCTGCAGGTCTTGGTCACCAAGTCCTAAACAGCACAAAGTTACCGCTACCATTGTGACCTTTATAATTTACATAAAGCATGCACCACACACGTGTTTATATTGTTTGTACATGTTTTAACATATATGACCTATAATTCTACACTCAATGGACCATTTATATGCATTCATGTTGATGTCCTTATCAGTTTTGTGTGCAGCCTACCGTTGCACCTGCATCCTCCATGGCTCTCACAAATGCAACAGACTCAGATGTGCAGGAGCGCACCGTCTCTGTCCGTCCGTCTCTGAACATACGAGTCATTGACGACTCATACGTCAGGCAGAACACTCTCTGGTCCTATAAAGTAGATGGTTTGGTGTTGAGGGCATACAATTCAATATAACTGCAATGCGCAAAACAAGTCAGTATTTTAGTAGATGACTGCAGGTCCTACCCTGAACTGTGCCAGCTGCAGAGCCAGCTGTATGAATGCATCAGGGCTAGTCCTGCACTTCTTAATCAGGCCTTTCCCAAATTCAGAGAACAGATAGGCATTGAAATCCACATCATCAGCTATCTGCTTGGCTGACAGGTATGAAGTTTCAATGACCTCCTGGCActaaaagaacagaaaacagagtCATTCAGATCAAGTCAAATGTTCACAGTTAATCAATGTTATTAATCTCTTATTGTACCTCCTTTGAAATCTGCCACTGCAGTCGAGTGGGATGAGGCAGGCCTCTGTTCACATCGCCTTTACAGTGCCCTTCCTCTGTGTAGCCGAGGTGGAAGCAGTCTGTTGCAAGAACatactgcacagacagacatttaTGGCTTCAGAGATCTGCTAGATTTGAATCAATGTTTTAAGATACCGTATAAGAACTATATTATGTACCTCCCACATGTGCCCTACAATTGGTGCATCCGCCCAGGAGTGTTCAGCATTTATACCTATTTTGCCATTTGGATAAGAGATCAAGGTGAAGGACTTGTCAAACCacctgtgaggagaaaaaaaaaacatgtttgtcagGGATAAACACCACTGAGGCCCAGACACCATTCCCCTATCTTCACTGCCTACCTGTCGTAACATTTTCCATGCAGCAGGGACTTGGCATAACTGTCAAGTGAGTTGGTCTTTGCAGGATCATAACCTTGTGGCTCATCATCCAGTGTCAGGAAGAAGGCAGCTGACTCAATGGCATCCAGAGATGCCTTGTTTGCTCCCTGGCTAAAATACCTAATCCGAGCTCGAGCCCATGGGACTCTAAAGTGAGAATGAGATTATTAGCTGGTGGAAGtaagtgtgtgtcctctgcagtctgtgtgttaATACATACCTGTGTCCTGCAGTGAGAGCAGCTAGTTGAAGCTCTCCTGGTTGGGGTTCAGAGGTATCATTGAGGATCCTTTGAAACTGTGTTTCAAGCTCGCTAGGTAGGAGGTGGCGCCCCCCGGTGTACAACCACACTTGGAAGAACCGACCTTTGTGGTAGACCACCAGGTGCTTACGGTCAGTCAGGTGCTGCACAATATCTGCAGGGATTGTTTAGTCATGAAGAAAGATCAGAGACATAACAGGGATTAAAGTTACAAAACAATTAGAAGAACAATAGTTTAGAAACTAGCAAGACCTTGTTGAACAAGTAGCCCAAATACCCTCATCAATGCTGTCAAAGCAGGTATTTTAACAGCATTGATGACAGGAAAGGTGTTTATTTACCCCTTTAAATTATAGGCTTCACCTGTTTCAATGCCAGGAATGCGGGTGGTGTTAAACATCCTCTCCATCTGACTGGAACACATTGGTACAGTCCCTAAAGCTCTCAGCTGTAGAAATGAGATGATCAGAATTATCAGTAAGTTTAACACTGTGGGGGGAAAACTAAATgcgcaaacaaacaaaagaagacaTGCTACCGGTGCATGTTCACCACGTTCCAGTTTGCGCCTGTACTGCAGCATGGCATGAACCACATTTCCAACCCGGGCGGCCTGGCGGTGTGTTGGGGTCACATACAGGAAGTCCTTCACAGGAGAAACATAACAAAATGCACCACATTGACAAATCAAACATATCAAACCATCAAAAAATCAAGCTGTTTTACACTTGATGTTCACCCTTTGCAGAAGGCTCCCTGTATTGTTACAATTAAAATAATACTTTACTCCACAAGCTCAACAACTTACCATCATATAGAAGTTACTGTTGACCATGATGGGACTCCTACCCTTGAGGTAGATGTACTCCTCCCACCAGTCACTTACCTGAAGAGGGTAGCAGGTAATTAATTTAATTAGGATTGGATCAAATCTGAGTTGTTCTACATTGTCAGCACTACTCACATAATTAGTTGCCCACCAGGATTTTAGGATTAGGTATCGCTGCAGCTGAGCTGCTTTGGTGTCCTTAAAGTCATTGGCCAGAATCTCCATTTGGTTGTACTGCTCATTGTTCAGCAGAGGACGGACTGATTCAAGGTACTGTGGAAAACAGACACAATATGATGCCAGGACAAGGGAACGGgtttacatacaaacacacctgATATAGTAGAGCAGgtaaaatacacaaacagaaatCCTGGAAGACATCCAGGACAGGTGTGCAGCACAGAGGTGTGCCAGATATTTATTAGCTGCTGCACTACTGTCCATCACAGAGAAGAGGCAGTGTTATAGGAACACACATACCCTGTGAATTGTATCATCCACACTGGGAACAGGGAGTCTTGGTAAGGAGGCCTGGAAGCTGTAGAGCAGTGGTCTGCGCCCAGAAAACATCTTTACCAGGCTCTGGGGACAAACAATAAAGACCAAATATAACTGTCTGCAAAGTGAGTTACCTAGCAGGCAGACAATTCCTCAGCACAAATAAGAGATTTAGACAGATTAAGAGAGGTGAAGAAAGACATACCAGCCACACTTTGGTTGAAGTGCTCATTTTTCCATGTGATTCAAAAATCCATCCATGATAGGAGAGCAGGCCTTTAAGAGTATACCTCAGGAGATAGATGAGGAACAGCCATAGCCCAGTGGCAAACAGGATTGCACCCAGTACTGCACGGGTCTGCACTGACATACAGTCCCTGTCAACAATAAGACATACATGAAAGCATTTGAAGAAATGCAGAATAACTCACAAACCAAATACAATAACTGACAAAGGAAGAGGGGTCAAGGGGTCTACTGACCTGAGAGGTAGGTTTTCTTTGATGGCATCAATCATTCCTAGAGAGGGATCTATGCGGGTATACAAGGAACTCATCATGGCAATCACAACTATCAGCCAACTTGATGGACTGGCAGGGTACACTCCAGCCAACACACCATTCTGTCAGGAAATGATATTTACATCAGATTACTCATCATTACTACTGCTGTATTAAAATAAGCACATCTAGGGAAAATACTTTGAAATGCTGTACTTGAAtgcttgtttttaatgtatAGATGAATCTATATGTTGATATTAGGCGTTTGTACCTTGAATTGTATAGCTTTCTTTTTCCATGCTGTCACTCCTGACAGGTAGATGTTTCTGATGACCTCTTGACTCAATTTAAGGTCAACACCGTCTGGGCGCACGGTGAACTGGAAGCCCACCGCTTGATGCGCCTCCGCCATTGATGTATTCTAAAAGGACTAATGTCCATaataacacagagaaaaaaatagtttatactatatatatttatacccacacacatatacacatatatacacatatttcAGCAATCTATATCTTCTGACATTTAAAGATATTTGAAACCTTGCTCCTAATTTCACTATTAGTTACAAACAAGTAATTATAAAACTAGGAAAGggcattttctgaagaaaatgcaagtttgattgctacagctgaagcattgctttgaatgctgatgtgaaggattgctctgaattgctggagaatcagagcaattcagaggtttgtatgcctctgtgtggcagcctgtcaccatggtaacatggTAACGATTTGGAagtagaaaattctgaatacaagtttgatagagcagcagctAATgggcgttttaagactaaaatggagtctgtagcttgaaatttgtaggaggagatacatttggcagatgacacagaaattgcttaatattttaaaaaactataattttttgaaaaaactttaagttgacctggaatgtcctctgtgagatgaacattttgatagttgaatggctaaaatcaatgtatgctgaagatacactgcgccaaaaaacttaTGGAGAAGacgaaaagaagaagaagaaagcctattgctttgcacttcaggcaggtttgtttccacagaactcctcaaaatatcctgctgtgtctgtctttgaaactgttcaccaaacacctttattgctcaGAGTCATACAACAATTAAAGTTCTGAGCTGCGCTCTCGCACCGACAACGGCCTGAGTAGGAACATCTACCTTTAATCTAAATAacttcctgtgtcagcctgtcaccactgTAACAGCCCTGACTGCCTGTATctatggcaacctgaatgtttatcaactgcccctaactgcacctctctctgtccccctccttatgcgtttacaatgtaaaaacaccctctaaacaacttctgtttttgtccaaaccgaagccttcagacaaaaaatttgGACACCATCAGAATCAccagatgttgctctacaacacagtataatttttatgaCTATGATGTCAAACATACAGAAGGTAGCACTTATTTTGTGATTCTGGagtcagatctactaattccaacctgtaacccttctccttatgtccttgcagatatggcaaacaacagatcatcagccaaataataccaattactgtaactttaagtagacaacagcttcctcccagcattttctttaagttgagtctaacatcaatttaacgtcaccaagagctctaccacctctacagtccctgggtttacacttctctggtttCTCTATCacgcagaatggagttcgccccaatacgcgcAGACATGCACACGACTCTCACgactctctctgcctctctctctctctttgaataaacgcaatgaagttgcacttatcactcactactgttggtactcaccacgaatctgactgtatgaagaaatgtgttgctaagatgttagcctattctgcagctgtgtttctcgttCTCCCCCTTTAGAAAAAGCTTagttatttaaaaattaaaaatagttgaaaagagaaaaatacaagCACCCTTCTCCTAAAAAAGCTGAACAATTTGGTGGTTGAACTGTTttaatagcacaaagtatgcagGAGTTGAAATGTGCCGAAAaatgtacggaagaataataaagaaaaaaaagaataaagagaaactagagtttgattgccttgcagcaatcaaactaattatgtACCTAAGGGTTCTTTTAGTGGCTCTGTTTGTCTCGTTTGCTCATGTGATAAAGCAGCTCACCAATGTGGAATTTGTGGTGTGTATAAAAAAATGAGAGTTATGTGAAGTTGAATGGGTTCTGTCATTGACCATAGTAAAtctaaacaaaaatatttagaCTTCCTAAAGTGAGTGACTGGTCTTGTATTTCTTTTTCCATGTCATATGACTGAACAGTCACCAAGTGGGACAAAGTTCAATGGCCAGATATAGTGGTACACCGACTGAGCATGTGCACAGACCTCAGATGGGcatgaaaatataaacacagagtACAATGTACAAAGAATGCCAAACCCTTAAGCTCTTTTAGAGAATACTGCGAATGTGTTTTAATCAAGTAAAGGACagctattattgttattgtgtgacCTCAAACTATATGACATTTACAACACAGTTCTTGAACTAAAATCTTTAACCAGATTTCTTTCAGTATTTTGACATTTTCACCCTCAACTgttgggcatgtgtgtgtggtgtgtgtgtgtacttataTGTATTACAGCATTCATACAATAGTTAATACACGTCCTGCATGCAGAAATATGTTAGAATGACAAAGAAAAAGCTGGCACATACCTTTCCTTTCTCAGACAGTGTTAGCCACTCAGCCAAGGGAAACCTCTGACTTTTGTGAAGCAGTGAAATTTCTCTGTGCTCAGGCTTGTTTGCTCTGTGTCCTTGAACTGGCTTTTCTCAGGTGGTGACCAGAGAGGTGCTCTCCAGCCCTCCCCTCCCTTTGTCCCCTTTcctctgcatctctctctctctctctctctcccccctttctTTCTCCCCCGCTCCCTCTCTCACCCATGACATGTGTCTCTTTGTAACAAGACGCCAAAGAGCTGAGCCTCATGTGCTGTGAGTTCTCTGCTACAGTAAAGAAACTGAATCTGCTGCAGTGCTGTGATAGACTGTAACTGAGAGCCACGTGACCTTTCACCCAGTGAAAGGACAAGCACTGGCCTAATGTGTTAAtatgaatataaaaatatgGTAGTGATTGATGATAAGTTCAGATATCAGGATGGGTTTGTGTTCACAGAGACAAAATGTTGGAGGAAACATTTTAATGATATATTTCAGAATCAAATGGGATTTTGACTTTCACATAGAAACACATTGTGAATGCAAATTAGCAAACCTATACAGAAGTACATTGAAAAAACTTTATAATTGTATTCGGTGCTTTAGGTCTAAATATAACCTGCCCTTGGATACAAACCTTAAACCAAAAGACTCCACTTAAAGAATTTATTCACCTTATGTTTGAGAAAGACTTTAAATGAACACCATAACAATTAACCAAGCACACACAATATGTGCAAGTGTCCTGACCATGACAttataaataaagataaaatgtAGCTTCATAGCGGATGGGGATGGGGAGAGGAGGTAGAGCTCTGAGGGAGAAAGTTTGGAGATCCATTCTTGCAACAGAGTTGTGCTCAATACTTGGCATCAGGAGCTGATCATCCACAACTGTCCCCTGCCCGGCAAGCGCCGCTTTCTCAGTTCTGTGCACCTACAACATTAAATGAtaatttaatgtttgtgttataTAAAGGCTCATCCTGTTTCAGACCTTTACCTTTCCCCACTTCTGGGACTGCACACAGAATGATGTCACCACATTATTTGAGTTGTTCCCACCAATCACAAGCAGCTGGTCAGTGGCCCCCAGGCAGTACAGAGTAGGAAGGTCTGCATCAGCTCTGGTAAGTGTGGGAAGCAGCTCAGTCCATGTGTCTTTAAGAGATCGAGACAACATTTTCATTCACAAGAGATGAACTCTAAAGAGGGCAGACTGAGCTGAAGGAGGTTTACAGACAACAAGGTTCTTGTGCATGAGCTACTGTATCTGAGTTGGAAATAAATCCATGTTCCTCTTGCTAACCTTGCTTTGTGTTgtactgcagcagcagtttcTCTCCGGTCCTCTGGATACTCCCCAGTACATAGATACAGTGTCCAAGGCTCGCAGCAAGGGGTACATCATGTGACAAAGACATGGTGAAATGGAAGTCAGTGAGAGGCAGCGAGGACACAAACCTGAGAAAGAGAGGGTACAAGAGCCAATTAAGGAAGAACCATTAAGGCAGCGAGCCTTAATGGTTCTTGGGTTGTTCGTAAAACAACTGTATTCCTGAAGAGGAATGTCACCATATTTAAAAGCTTGATCACCATCTTGTAAGCTTGTTGGTCATGCGCTTGAatgttaatttaaatgtaaaatgcttGCACTTGCAAAGAGATACAAACCTCCATGTGTCCTTCCATGGATCATAACACTCAACAGCTGTGTAGAGAGCTGTGCTGGAGTCCGGAGTCACCAGAGAGTCCAAGTACCAACCTCCCACAGCATAAATACAGCCTTCACAGGCCACTGCACTGAAGTGCCTTCTGTGCTGTGGAAGAAACAGATGAAGAGTTTTTATTagtgataaaaaaaagtaaaataaaacaagggAAGAAAAATTAGGTCACCCATTAGAAGCTAAAGACAAATCTACCTTTATCAGAGGAGACGTGGCGACCCAGGTATGAGTGAAAGGGTTATACCTAAAGGAAGCCATGCTGAACTCCCAGC
This window of the Parambassis ranga chromosome 6, fParRan2.1, whole genome shotgun sequence genome carries:
- the sephs1 gene encoding selenide, water dikinase 1, with the protein product MSVRESFNPESYELDKNFRLTRFAELKGTGCKVPQDVLQKLLETLQENHYQEDEQFLGAVMPRLGIGMDTCVIPLRHGGLSLVQTTDYIYPIVDDPYMMGRIACANVLSDLYAMGVTECDNMLMLLGVSNKMSEKERDKVMPLIIQGFKDASEEAGTSVTGGQTVLNPWVVMGGVATTVCQPNEFIMPDNAVPGDVLVLTKPLGTQVAVAVHQWLDIPEKWNKIKLVVTQEDVELAYHEAMMNMARLNRTAASLMHTFNAHAATDITGFGILGHAQTLARQQRSEVSFVIHNLPVLAKMAAVSKACGNMFGLMHGTCPETSGGLLICLPREQAARFCAEIKSPKYGEGHQAWIIGIVEKGNRTARIIDKPRIIEVAPQAATQNVNPTPGATS
- the cpt1b gene encoding carnitine O-palmitoyltransferase 1, muscle isoform is translated as MAEAHQAVGFQFTVRPDGVDLKLSQEVIRNIYLSGVTAWKKKAIQFKNGVLAGVYPASPSSWLIVVIAMMSSLYTRIDPSLGMIDAIKENLPLRDCMSVQTRAVLGAILFATGLWLFLIYLLRYTLKGLLSYHGWIFESHGKMSTSTKVWLSLVKMFSGRRPLLYSFQASLPRLPVPSVDDTIHRYLESVRPLLNNEQYNQMEILANDFKDTKAAQLQRYLILKSWWATNYVSDWWEEYIYLKGRSPIMVNSNFYMMDFLYVTPTHRQAARVGNVVHAMLQYRRKLERGEHAPLRALGTVPMCSSQMERMFNTTRIPGIETDIVQHLTDRKHLVVYHKGRFFQVWLYTGGRHLLPSELETQFQRILNDTSEPQPGELQLAALTAGHRVPWARARIRYFSQGANKASLDAIESAAFFLTLDDEPQGYDPAKTNSLDSYAKSLLHGKCYDRWFDKSFTLISYPNGKIGINAEHSWADAPIVGHMWEYVLATDCFHLGYTEEGHCKGDVNRGLPHPTRLQWQISKECQEVIETSYLSAKQIADDVDFNAYLFSEFGKGLIKKCRTSPDAFIQLALQLAQFRDQRVFCLTYESSMTRMFRDGRTETVRSCTSESVAFVRAMEDAGATNAQRLALFRKAAEKHQNMYRLAMTGSGIDRHLFCLYIVSKYFGVDSPFLTKVLAEPWKLSTSQTAQQQLNLVDINKFPKYVGAGGGFGPVADDGYGVSYIIVGENLITFHISSKFSSPDTDSSRFGQHIQKAMLDIQALFKHDNDKKIVQNANCVLLENGKKHI
- the LOC114437441 gene encoding kelch-like protein 9 isoform X2, whose product is MKTTVLTYLSRNMLELPQIIRCLSDDEKQDIVHLRKQGDQHLCSLRKENLSSWKDLETESARYVFTLKGSEDSGDWHALTELPFRADKWCFTTVVLYNYLYIIGGYRQRIKRGWEFSMASFRYNPFTHTWVATSPLIKHRRHFSAVACEGCIYAVGGWYLDSLVTPDSSTALYTAVECYDPWKDTWRFVSSLPLTDFHFTMSLSHDVPLAASLGHCIYVLGSIQRTGEKLLLQYNTKQDTWTELLPTLTRADADLPTLYCLGATDQLLVIGGNNSNNVVTSFCVQSQKWGKVHRTEKAALAGQGTVVDDQLLMPSIEHNSVARMDLQTFSLRALPPLPIPIRYEATFYLYL